In Anoplopoma fimbria isolate UVic2021 breed Golden Eagle Sablefish unplaced genomic scaffold, Afim_UVic_2022 Un_contig_8762_pilon_pilon, whole genome shotgun sequence, the following proteins share a genomic window:
- the LOC129116508 gene encoding LOW QUALITY PROTEIN: melanophilin-like (The sequence of the model RefSeq protein was modified relative to this genomic sequence to represent the inferred CDS: inserted 2 bases in 1 codon), whose product MERKLDLSRLTDEEAKHVWEVIQRDFNLRKKEEERLGDLKTKIEKEDTKRELLGPQSQLSESHCIRCLQPFKFLVNSKRQCLDCRMFTCKSCSRYNKKEHGWVCDNCRMTRVLKIGTVGWYHDNVRNRFKRFGSAKVMRSLYKRLNGDGGRDDDTQSMPDVRDVYNGMEDDHGEAEVQRYKVMRKSKRLLSVHPLDFDPEEYFPYSRRPSVQQILEDRGYRNDVDYDMYNHRANRRKSLDRYAMRPDDNGDSRMVRTRSLSKISSSVARQQYVDTSDEDEYLRAPPCTCNPHRRRNSRASSQENLGQAPPMNELNKRMSAIESLLNRLEEKMTPADETLTPSGQNEEEKLRRKLSELAGNLSDKGLSSDEEAGKKSSSAGKSVAGVRGGPVLHLDPLKDKELSSSSDEMPTEAQKVYMAAGQSFELETKLRRLERSAKTRFGGXTDSELSELEDVVALTAARVQSAESEVSDIETKIAALNAGSKKKVSGSHQRKKATQDFSKGSNGAQWKSNMF is encoded by the exons ATGGAGCGTAAATTGGATTTGTCGCGTCTGACGGACGAAGAGGCCAAACACGTCTGGGAGGTGATTCAACGAGACTTTAACCTccgaaagaaagaagaggagagactcGG TGACTTGAAGACTAAAATCGAGAAGGAGGACACAAAGCGAGAGCTCCTGGGTCCTCAGAGTCAGCTGTCCGAGTCTCACTGTATCCGCTGCCTGCAGCCCTTTAAGTTCCTGGTCAACAGTAAACGTCAGTGTCTGGACTGCCGCATGTTCACCTGCAAGTCCTGCAGCCGCTACAACAAGAAGGAGCACGGCTGGGTGTGTGACAACTGCCGCATGaccag GGTGCTGAAGATCGGCACTGTCGGTTGGTACCATGACAACGTCAGGAATCGCTTCAAGCGCTTCGGCAGCGCAAAGGTGATGAGGTCACTGTACAAGAGGCTGAACGGAGATG GTGGCCGTGACGACGACACTCAGAGTATGCCGGACGTCCGCG ATGTGTATAACGGGATGGAGGACGACCACGGAGAAGCCGAGGTTCAGCGCTACAAAGTG ATGAGGAAGAGCAAACGTCTGCTCTCTGTTCATCCACTGGACTTCGACCCGGAAGAGTATTTCCCGTATTCACGGCGACCGTCCGTACAG CAGATTCTGGAGGATCGAGGCTACAGGAATGATGTGGATTACGACATGTACAACCACCGAGCCAACCGCAGGAAGAGTCTGGACCGATACGCCATGAGGCCTG ACGACAATGGAGACAGCAGGATGGTCCGGACTCGCTCTCTGTCTAAGATCAGCTCCTCGGTGGCTCGGCAGCAGTACGTCGACACCTCTGACGAGGACGAGTACCTGAGGGCCCCCCCATGCACCTGCAACCCCCACCGCCGCAGGAACAGCAGAGCCTCGTCTCAGGAGAACCTGGGACAAGCCCCGCCC ATGAATGAGCTGAACAAACGCATGTCGGCCATTGAGAGTCTGCTGAACCGCCTGGAGGAGAAAATGACTCCTGCTGACGAG ACGCTGACTCCGTCCGGTCAgaatgaggaggagaagctgaggAGGAAGCTGAGCGAGCTGGCGGGGAACCTGAGCGATAAGGGCCTGTCGTCGGACGAAGAGGCCGGGAAGAAGTCCTCGTCTGCGGGTAAAAGTGTGGCCGGCGTCCGGGGCGGCCCGGTGCTCCACCTGGACCCTCTGAAGGACAAAGAACTGAGCTCATCCAGCGACGAGATGCCCACCGAGGCTCAGAAG GTGTACATGGCCGCCGGTCAGTCGTTCGAGCTGGAGACGAAGCTGCGACGCCTCGAGCGGAGCGCCAAGACTCGCTTCGGGGG GACGGACTCGGAGCTGTCGGAGCTGGAGGACGTGGTGGCGCTGACGGCCGCCAGAGTCCAGAGCGCCGAGAGCGAG GTGTCGGATATCGAGACGAAGATCGCTGCTCTGAACGCTGGATCCAAGAAgaag GTTTCTGGATCTCATCAAAGGAAAAAAGCAACTCAAGATTTCTCCA AGGGCAGTAACGGAGCTCAGTGGAAATCGAACATGTTCTGA
- the LOC129116505 gene encoding leucine-rich repeat flightless-interacting protein 2-like isoform X1 translates to MGTRGPGRRRTPDPERRSAEDGALSLVAREAEARLAAKRAARAEAREIRMKELERQQKEVEERPDRDFMDKGSRTASTLSAATLASLGGASSRRGSCDTSFSVETEASIRDMKDSLAESEEKYRRAMVSNAQLHNEKSTLMYQVETLKEELSDMEEVLWESRRHNDDRSKELERERQAHRVLQFQFKETEETLRRSEELLTEVSDLRLKSISYSQELSDLQEVLQWKEKKMAALERQREISDIVLMDRDRLRDEVVRLRDLLKKHGVVVSLEVSTNGETGQGEAVDDVTAESASRLAQESSNGGRESTLELRLKKLFEERESLRDQVRLLKSQLDQRQKDGTDPVQNPEGDGLENGVDSHLLDLQRDTNRQISDLKFKLVKSEQEVTTLEQNVIRLEGQVTRYKSASENAEKIEDELKVDKRKLHRELRSALDRIAELEVSNNHLSKRLEKMKANRSALLAQQ, encoded by the exons ATGGGGACCCGGGGCCCGGGCAGGAGGAGGACCCCGGACCCGGAGAGGAGGAGCGCAGAGGACGGTGCTCTCAGCCTGGTGGCCCGggag GCGGAGGCCAGGCTGGCGGCCAAGCGAGCAGCGAGAGCCGAGGCCCGAGAGATCCGGATGAAGGAGCTGGAGAGACAACAGAAAGAG gtggAGGAGAGACCCGACAGAGACTTCATGGACAAA ggCTCCAGGACCGCCTCCACGCTCTCCGCCGCCACGCTGGCCTCTCTGGGCGGAGCTTCGTCTCGCAGAGGAAGCTGTGACACGTCGTTCTCCGTGGAGACGGAGGCGTCCATCAGAGACATGAAG gACTCTCTGGCGGAGTCGGAGGAGAAGTACCGCAGAGCGATGGTGTCCAACGCTCAGCTCCACAACGAGAAGTCCACTCTGATGTACCAGGTGGAGACGCTGAAGGAGGAGCTCAGCGACatggaggaggtgctgtgggaGTCGAGGAGGCACAACGACGACCGCAGCAAG gAGCTGGAGCGAGAGCGTCAGGCTCATCGTGTTCTTCAGTTCCAGTTTAAAGAGACGGAGGAAACTCTGAGACGATCGGAAGAGCTGCTGACG gaGGTGTCTGACCTCCGGCTGAAGAGCATCAGTTACAGTCAGGAGCTGTCAGACCTTCAGGAGGTTCTTCAgtggaaggagaagaagatggcG GCGttagagaggcagagggagatcTCTGACATCGTCCTGATGGATCGTGATCGGCTCAGAGACGAAGTCGTCAGACTGAGAGATCTACTGAAG AAACACGGGGTCGTTGTCTCTCTCGAGGTCTCCACCAATGGGGAGACGGGACAGGGCGAGGCCGTTGATGATGTCACCGCAGAATCTGCCTCCCGATTGGCTCAGGAATCGTCCAATGGTGGCAGAGAGAGCACGCTCG AACTCCGTCTGAAGAAACTGTTTGAAGAACGAGAGAGTTTACGGGATCAG GTGAGGCTGCTGAAGTCTCAGCTGGATCAGAGACAGAAGGACGGGACAGACCCAGTCCAGAATCCAGAGGGGGACGGTCTGGAGAACGGGGTTGACTCTCATCTCCTGGACCTACAGA gAGACACCAACAGACAAATCAGTGATCTCAAGTTCAAACTGGTGAAATCTGAACAGGAAGTCACCACTCTGGAACAAAAT GTGATCCGTCTGGAGGGTCAGGTGACTCGATACAAGTCGGCGTCAGAAAACGCCGAGAAGATCGAAGATGAGCTGAAAGTCGATAAGAGAAAACTTCATAGAGAG CTGCGCTCGGCTCTGGACCGGATCGCTGAGCTGGAGGTGAGTAACAACCACCTGTCCAAACGTCTGGAGAAGATGAAGGCCAACCGCAGCGCCTTGCTGGCCCAGCAGTGA
- the LOC129116505 gene encoding leucine-rich repeat flightless-interacting protein 2-like isoform X2, with product MGTRGPGRRRTPDPERRSAEDGALSLVAREAEARLAAKRAARAEAREIRMKELERQQKEVEERPDRDFMDKGSRTASTLSAATLASLGGASSRRGSCDTSFSVETEASIRDMKDSLAESEEKYRRAMVSNAQLHNEKSTLMYQVETLKEELSDMEEVLWESRRHNDDRSKELERERQAHRVLQFQFKETEETLRRSEELLTKHGVVVSLEVSTNGETGQGEAVDDVTAESASRLAQESSNGGRESTLELRLKKLFEERESLRDQVRLLKSQLDQRQKDGTDPVQNPEGDGLENGVDSHLLDLQRDTNRQISDLKFKLVKSEQEVTTLEQNVIRLEGQVTRYKSASENAEKIEDELKVDKRKLHRELRSALDRIAELEVSNNHLSKRLEKMKANRSALLAQQ from the exons ATGGGGACCCGGGGCCCGGGCAGGAGGAGGACCCCGGACCCGGAGAGGAGGAGCGCAGAGGACGGTGCTCTCAGCCTGGTGGCCCGggag GCGGAGGCCAGGCTGGCGGCCAAGCGAGCAGCGAGAGCCGAGGCCCGAGAGATCCGGATGAAGGAGCTGGAGAGACAACAGAAAGAG gtggAGGAGAGACCCGACAGAGACTTCATGGACAAA ggCTCCAGGACCGCCTCCACGCTCTCCGCCGCCACGCTGGCCTCTCTGGGCGGAGCTTCGTCTCGCAGAGGAAGCTGTGACACGTCGTTCTCCGTGGAGACGGAGGCGTCCATCAGAGACATGAAG gACTCTCTGGCGGAGTCGGAGGAGAAGTACCGCAGAGCGATGGTGTCCAACGCTCAGCTCCACAACGAGAAGTCCACTCTGATGTACCAGGTGGAGACGCTGAAGGAGGAGCTCAGCGACatggaggaggtgctgtgggaGTCGAGGAGGCACAACGACGACCGCAGCAAG gAGCTGGAGCGAGAGCGTCAGGCTCATCGTGTTCTTCAGTTCCAGTTTAAAGAGACGGAGGAAACTCTGAGACGATCGGAAGAGCTGCTGACG AAACACGGGGTCGTTGTCTCTCTCGAGGTCTCCACCAATGGGGAGACGGGACAGGGCGAGGCCGTTGATGATGTCACCGCAGAATCTGCCTCCCGATTGGCTCAGGAATCGTCCAATGGTGGCAGAGAGAGCACGCTCG AACTCCGTCTGAAGAAACTGTTTGAAGAACGAGAGAGTTTACGGGATCAG GTGAGGCTGCTGAAGTCTCAGCTGGATCAGAGACAGAAGGACGGGACAGACCCAGTCCAGAATCCAGAGGGGGACGGTCTGGAGAACGGGGTTGACTCTCATCTCCTGGACCTACAGA gAGACACCAACAGACAAATCAGTGATCTCAAGTTCAAACTGGTGAAATCTGAACAGGAAGTCACCACTCTGGAACAAAAT GTGATCCGTCTGGAGGGTCAGGTGACTCGATACAAGTCGGCGTCAGAAAACGCCGAGAAGATCGAAGATGAGCTGAAAGTCGATAAGAGAAAACTTCATAGAGAG CTGCGCTCGGCTCTGGACCGGATCGCTGAGCTGGAGGTGAGTAACAACCACCTGTCCAAACGTCTGGAGAAGATGAAGGCCAACCGCAGCGCCTTGCTGGCCCAGCAGTGA